In Paraburkholderia terrae, a genomic segment contains:
- a CDS encoding sigma-54 interaction domain-containing protein — MSIKTEAKNEFDALPSKLVGRAASFRKAIADLPSIARSDAPVLICGETGTGKELIARAIHYLGSRSKFPFVPINCGAFSENLLEDELFGHERGAFTDARQQRVGLIAQADGGTVFLDEVDSLPFKAQVDLLRVLQEETLRAIGSNFERRIDVQIVSATNVPLDQLLQRGDFRQDLYYRLAVFAVHLPPLRERREDIMPLAHHFLGKHTPPTKTPMQLSAEALSALEGCVWPGNVRELENAIIRGIHLARSSTIQLSELRLDPTSQTQIRTDAEHWQPDISDTRPLVVLKRQLVEGFERRYLSHLLACHEGNVSRVAKAAGKERRDMGRLLQKYRLDPRSFRPAPQDFSS; from the coding sequence ATGTCAATTAAGACCGAGGCCAAGAATGAGTTCGATGCTCTTCCCAGCAAGCTGGTAGGTAGAGCAGCGTCCTTCCGAAAAGCGATTGCTGATTTGCCCAGCATCGCGCGAAGTGACGCTCCTGTTCTTATATGTGGCGAGACGGGAACAGGTAAAGAACTTATCGCTCGTGCGATTCACTATCTTGGTTCAAGATCTAAATTTCCGTTCGTGCCCATTAACTGCGGGGCGTTTTCAGAAAACCTTCTCGAAGACGAATTGTTTGGTCACGAGCGAGGAGCGTTCACGGATGCCCGTCAACAGCGCGTCGGCCTGATTGCTCAGGCGGACGGAGGAACGGTATTTTTAGACGAGGTCGATTCTCTTCCATTTAAAGCGCAAGTGGACCTCCTTCGAGTGCTGCAAGAGGAAACACTGCGGGCGATTGGTTCGAATTTCGAAAGACGGATTGACGTTCAGATCGTATCGGCCACAAATGTTCCCCTCGACCAGTTGTTGCAACGAGGTGATTTTCGGCAAGATCTGTATTATCGACTAGCGGTGTTTGCCGTGCACCTTCCACCATTGCGTGAACGGAGAGAAGACATCATGCCGCTCGCGCACCACTTCCTCGGGAAGCACACGCCTCCAACAAAAACGCCAATGCAGCTGTCAGCCGAAGCGTTGTCGGCACTAGAAGGATGTGTTTGGCCCGGAAACGTACGCGAGCTCGAGAACGCGATCATTCGCGGAATTCATCTCGCCAGGTCGAGCACGATACAGCTTTCAGAGCTCCGCCTGGACCCAACCTCTCAAACGCAAATCCGAACAGACGCAGAGCATTGGCAGCCGGACATTTCCGACACGCGCCCTCTTGTCGTTCTTAAACGGCAACTGGTTGAAGGTTTCGAACGGCGCTATCTGTCGCATCTCCTCGCCTGCCATGAGGGGAATGTGAGCCGAGTTGCCAAAGCTGCTGGCAAGGAACGCCGCGATATGGGGCGGCTGTTGCAAAAATATCGTCTCGACCCGAGAAGTTTCCGTCCAGCCCCACAAGACTTCAGCAGTTAG
- a CDS encoding DUF779 domain-containing protein: MSTPRVTVTPTAQELIGTLRGKYGPLIFHQSSGCCDGSSPMCYPKGEFLIGGSDVQLGEIDGCPFYMSAAQFEYWEHTQLIIDAVPGRGGAFSLDGGEGLRFLTRSRLFTDQEWSEIEPVSRVQ; this comes from the coding sequence ATGAGTACCCCTCGCGTGACCGTCACGCCGACCGCACAAGAGCTAATCGGCACGCTGCGTGGCAAATATGGCCCACTTATTTTTCACCAGTCCAGTGGTTGTTGCGACGGCAGTTCGCCGATGTGCTATCCAAAGGGCGAATTCCTGATTGGTGGATCTGACGTGCAATTGGGCGAGATCGACGGTTGCCCGTTCTATATGAGCGCCGCCCAGTTCGAATATTGGGAGCATACGCAACTGATCATCGATGCTGTTCCGGGACGCGGCGGAGCATTTTCGCTCGATGGCGGTGAAGGATTGCGATTCTTGACACGGTCGCGACTTTTCACGGATCAAGAGTGGTCGGAGATCGAGCCGGTATCACGCGTGCAGTAA
- a CDS encoding PASTA domain-containing protein produces the protein MEVLNIALALAVANRFNFSPSDRTRCAAASAIVPGVLGLAIPFVMASRDGGLMSVGGDAKVAEATDAKVPDLAGLSFEQAAFKLKGFDLVAVRADVLSEDDDDGKTVVGQRPEAGTFLRRGSPVKVYIGHPVLVPAEPVLDELAVDFNKLDGKLNHVLDIIEPDDAPHGNV, from the coding sequence ATGGAAGTGCTCAACATTGCGTTAGCCTTGGCGGTGGCGAACCGGTTCAACTTTAGCCCGTCAGACAGGACAAGATGCGCGGCCGCGTCCGCAATCGTTCCGGGCGTCCTGGGCCTAGCTATTCCGTTCGTTATGGCAAGCAGGGACGGTGGGTTGATGTCGGTAGGCGGAGACGCGAAAGTTGCAGAAGCAACGGACGCGAAGGTGCCCGATCTCGCCGGACTATCGTTTGAGCAGGCGGCTTTTAAATTGAAAGGATTTGATCTCGTCGCAGTCAGAGCGGATGTGCTCTCAGAAGACGATGACGACGGGAAAACTGTTGTGGGTCAGAGACCGGAAGCCGGTACCTTCTTGCGTCGGGGCTCTCCTGTAAAGGTGTATATCGGACATCCAGTGCTTGTCCCAGCTGAGCCGGTACTGGATGAACTTGCTGTCGACTTCAATAAGCTGGATGGGAAGTTAAATCATGTACTGGACATCATAGAGCCTGACGACGCTCCACACGGCAACGTTTGA